In Rhinolophus ferrumequinum isolate MPI-CBG mRhiFer1 chromosome 18, mRhiFer1_v1.p, whole genome shotgun sequence, a genomic segment contains:
- the AZU1 gene encoding LOW QUALITY PROTEIN: azurocidin (The sequence of the model RefSeq protein was modified relative to this genomic sequence to represent the inferred CDS: inserted 2 bases in 1 codon; deleted 2 bases in 1 codon), whose protein sequence is MPTLSLLTLLAGLLATSKASSAPLVDVVGGRKAKLQEPPFLASMQPQGRHFCGGALVHQRFVLTVASSFQSQNSGTATVVLGTYDLRWQENSRQRFFLRPISENGYDPQENLNDLLLLQLDGEANLPSRVALVPLPQQNDTVEAGTNCQMAGWGXSRASHFPRVFNVTVTPSDQCRPSNVCTGILTRRGSICQGDRSTPLIRNSLAYSVASFSMEPCGRGPNFFAHVALF, encoded by the exons ATGCCAACGCTCAGCCTCCTGACCCTGCTGGCTGGCCTGCTGGCGACCTCTAAGGCCA GCTCAGCGCCCCTTGTGGACGTTGTGGGTGGCAGGAAGGCTAAGTTGCAGGAGCCTCCGTTCCTGGCCTCCATGCAGCCTCAGGGGCGTCACTTCTGCGGGGGGGCT CTGGTTCACCAGCGCTTTGTGCTGACAGTGGCCAGCTCCTTTCAGAGCCA GAACTCTGGAACTGCCACCGTGGTGCTGGGGACCTATGACCTGAGGTGGCaggagaattccaggcagaggttCTTCCTCAGGCCCATCAGCGAGAATGGCTATGACCCCCAGGAGAATCTGAATGACCTGCTGCTCCTGCAG CTGGATGGTGAAGCCAACCTTCCCAGCAGAGTGGCACTGGTACCACTGCCCCAGCAGAATGACACAGTGGAAGCCGGCACTAACTGCCAGATGGCAGGCTGGGG CTCAAGAGCGTCCCACTTCCCAAGGGTGTTCAATGTCACCGTGACCCCCTCGGACCAGTGTCGCCCCAGCAATGTGTGCACTGGCATCCTCACCCGCCGGGGCAGCATCTGCCAG GGAGACAGGAGCACCCCTCTCATCCGAAACAGCCTGGCATACAGTGTGGCCTCCTTCTCCATGGAGCCCTGTGGCAGGGGCCCCAACTTCTTCGCCCACGTGGCGCTCTTCTGA
- the PLPPR3 gene encoding phospholipid phosphatase-related protein type 3 isoform X2, protein MPYVDTSEELIPLLMLLSLAFAAPAASIMVGEGMLYCLQSRLWGRGRGPDGAEGSINAAGCNFNSFLRRTVRFVGVHVFGLCATALVTDIIQLATGYHTPFFLTVCKPNYTLLGTSCEANPYITQDICSGHDTHAILSACKTFPSQHATLSAFAAVYVSMYFNSVISDTTKLLKPSLVFAFAIAAGVCGLTQITQYRSHPVDVYAGFLIGAGIAAYLACHAVGNFQALPAEKPPAPPPAKDALRALTQRGHDSVYQQNKSVSTDELGPPGRLEGVPRPVAREKTSLGSLKRASVDVDLLAPRSPMGKENMVTFSHTLPRVSTPSLDDPARRHMTIHVPLDASRSKQLISEWKQKSLEGRGLGLPEEASPGHLRAPAEPMAEEEEEEEEEEEEEEEEEEGEEEGPAPPSLYPTVQARPGLGPRVILPPRAGPQPLVHIPEEGLQAAAVLSPKSSTAVRAKWLMMAEKSAAAVAAAPTQPRVANPPRLLQVIAMSKAPGGPGPKAAETASSSSASSDSSQYRSPSDRDSASIVTIDAHAPHHPVVHLSAGNGPWEWKAAGGGAKGSEGEGGYELGDLARGFRGGPKPPGVSPGSSVSDVDQEEPRFGAMATVNLATGEGLPPLGVADGALGPASRESTLRRKAGGLALGEREMAGHSEAESYYRKMQAARRFKD, encoded by the exons ATGCCCTACGTGGACACCAGCGAGGAACTCATTCCGCTGCTCATGCTGCTCAGCTTGGCCTTTGCCGCCCCTGCGGCCTCG ATCATGGTGGGCGAGGGCATGCTGTACTGCCTGCAGTCACGGCTGTGGGGACGCGGACGGGGCCCGGACGGGGCCGAGGGTAGCATCAACGCTGCTGGTTGCAACTTCAACTCCTTCCTGCGGCGCACTGTACGCTTTGTGG GTGTCCATGTGTTCGGCCTGTGTGCCACGGCCTTGGTGACCGACATCATCCAGCTGGCCACGGGCTACCACACACCCTTCTTCCTGACGGTCTGCAAGCCCAACTACACGCTGCTGGGCACCTCGTGCGAGGCCAACCCCTACATCACGCAGGACATCTGCTCTGGCCATGACACCCACGCCATCCTGTCTGCATG CAAGACCTTCCCGTCCCAGCACGCCACGCTGTCTGCCTTCGCTGCAGTCTACGTGTCG ATGTACTTCAACTCGGTCATCTCGGACACAACCAAGCTGCTCAAGCCCAGCCTGGTGTTCGCCTTCGCCATTGCCGCGGGTGTCTGCGGCCTCACTCAGATCACACAGTACCGCAGCCATCCCGTTGACGTTTATGCTGGCTTTCTCATCGGCGCCGGCATCGCTGCCTACCTG GCCTGCCATGCGGTGGGCAACTTCCAGGCCCTGCCCGCAGAGAAGCCGCCGGCTCCACCGCCTGCCAAAGATGCGCTGCGGGCCCTGACCCAGCGGGGTCACGACTCCGTGTACCAGCAGAACAAGTCCGTGAGTACGGACGAGCTGGGCCCACCGGGGCGGCTTGAGGGCGTGCCACGGCCTGTGGCCCGCGAGAAGACCTCGCTGGGCAGCCTGAAGCGGGCCAGTGTAGACGTGGACCTGCTGGCCCCGCGCAGCCCCATGGGCAAGGAGAACATGGTGACTTTCAGCCACACGCTGCCCCGCGTCAGCACGCCCTCACTTGATGACCCCGCCCGCCGTCACATGACCATCCACGTGCCACTGGATGCCTCACGCTCCAAGCAGCTCATCAGCGAGTGGAAGCAGAAGTCGCTGGAGGGCCGCGGCCTGGGGCTGCCGGAGGAGGCCAGCCCGGGGCACCTGCGAGCGCCCGCTGAGCCcatggcagaggaggaggaggaggaggaggaagaggaagaggaggaggaggaggaggaggagggggaggaagagggccCAGCTCCGCCCTCACTCTACCCCACGGTCCAGGCACGGCCAGGGCTCGGGCCACGGGTCATTCTCCCCCCAAGGGCAGGGCCGCAGCCGCTGGTGCACATCCCCGAGGAAGGATTGCAGGCGGCAGCCGTCCTGTCCCCCAAGAGCAGCACAGCGGTGAGGGCTAAGTGGCTCATGATGGCTGAGAAGAGCGCGGCGGCTGTGGCGGCGGCCCCCACCCAGCCACGCGTGGCTAACCCGCCCCGGCTGCTACAGGTGATTGCCATGTCCAAGGCTCCGGGTGGGCCGGGCCCCAAAGCAGCTGAGACAGCCTCGTCCTCCAGCGCCAGCTCCGACTCCTCGCAGTACAGGTCGCCTTCAGATCGCGACTCAGCCAGCATCGTTACCATCGACGCGCATGCGCCTCACCATCCCGTGGTCCACCTGTCTGCGGGTAATGGGCCCTGGGAGTGGAAGGCGGCGGGCGGCGGAGCCAAGGGGTCAGAGGGCGAAGGAGGCTACGAGCTAGGGGACCTGGCTCGCGGCTTCCGTGGCGGGCCCAAGCCACCGGGTGTGTCTCCTGGCTCATCCGTCAGTGACGTGGACCAGGAGGAGCCTCGGTTTGGGGCTATGGCCACAGTCAACCTGGCCACAGGGGAGGGTCTGCCCCCACTGGGGGTGGCTGACGGGGCGCTGGGGCCGGCCAGCCGCGAGTCCACGCTGCGACGCAAAGCGGGTGGCCTGGCGCTGGGCGAGCGGGAGATGGCGGGCCACTCGGAGGCTGAGAGCTACTACCGAAAGATGCAGGCGGCCCGCAGGTTCAAGGACTGA
- the PLPPR3 gene encoding phospholipid phosphatase-related protein type 3 isoform X1, which translates to MISTKEKNKSPKDSMTLLPCFYFVELPIVASSIVSLYFLELTDLFKPAKVGFQCYDRALSMPYVDTSEELIPLLMLLSLAFAAPAASIMVGEGMLYCLQSRLWGRGRGPDGAEGSINAAGCNFNSFLRRTVRFVGVHVFGLCATALVTDIIQLATGYHTPFFLTVCKPNYTLLGTSCEANPYITQDICSGHDTHAILSACKTFPSQHATLSAFAAVYVSMYFNSVISDTTKLLKPSLVFAFAIAAGVCGLTQITQYRSHPVDVYAGFLIGAGIAAYLACHAVGNFQALPAEKPPAPPPAKDALRALTQRGHDSVYQQNKSVSTDELGPPGRLEGVPRPVAREKTSLGSLKRASVDVDLLAPRSPMGKENMVTFSHTLPRVSTPSLDDPARRHMTIHVPLDASRSKQLISEWKQKSLEGRGLGLPEEASPGHLRAPAEPMAEEEEEEEEEEEEEEEEEEGEEEGPAPPSLYPTVQARPGLGPRVILPPRAGPQPLVHIPEEGLQAAAVLSPKSSTAVRAKWLMMAEKSAAAVAAAPTQPRVANPPRLLQVIAMSKAPGGPGPKAAETASSSSASSDSSQYRSPSDRDSASIVTIDAHAPHHPVVHLSAGNGPWEWKAAGGGAKGSEGEGGYELGDLARGFRGGPKPPGVSPGSSVSDVDQEEPRFGAMATVNLATGEGLPPLGVADGALGPASRESTLRRKAGGLALGEREMAGHSEAESYYRKMQAARRFKD; encoded by the exons ATGATCTCTACCAAGGAGAAGAATAAAAGCCCCAAGGACAGCATGACGCTTCTGCCCTGCTTCTACTTTGTGGAG CTGCCCATTGTGGCATCCTCCATCGTGTCCCTGTACTTCCTGGAGCTGACCGACCTCTTCAAGCCAGCCAAGGTGGGTTTCCAGTGTTACGACCGCGCGCTGTCCATGCCCTACGTGGACACCAGCGAGGAACTCATTCCGCTGCTCATGCTGCTCAGCTTGGCCTTTGCCGCCCCTGCGGCCTCG ATCATGGTGGGCGAGGGCATGCTGTACTGCCTGCAGTCACGGCTGTGGGGACGCGGACGGGGCCCGGACGGGGCCGAGGGTAGCATCAACGCTGCTGGTTGCAACTTCAACTCCTTCCTGCGGCGCACTGTACGCTTTGTGG GTGTCCATGTGTTCGGCCTGTGTGCCACGGCCTTGGTGACCGACATCATCCAGCTGGCCACGGGCTACCACACACCCTTCTTCCTGACGGTCTGCAAGCCCAACTACACGCTGCTGGGCACCTCGTGCGAGGCCAACCCCTACATCACGCAGGACATCTGCTCTGGCCATGACACCCACGCCATCCTGTCTGCATG CAAGACCTTCCCGTCCCAGCACGCCACGCTGTCTGCCTTCGCTGCAGTCTACGTGTCG ATGTACTTCAACTCGGTCATCTCGGACACAACCAAGCTGCTCAAGCCCAGCCTGGTGTTCGCCTTCGCCATTGCCGCGGGTGTCTGCGGCCTCACTCAGATCACACAGTACCGCAGCCATCCCGTTGACGTTTATGCTGGCTTTCTCATCGGCGCCGGCATCGCTGCCTACCTG GCCTGCCATGCGGTGGGCAACTTCCAGGCCCTGCCCGCAGAGAAGCCGCCGGCTCCACCGCCTGCCAAAGATGCGCTGCGGGCCCTGACCCAGCGGGGTCACGACTCCGTGTACCAGCAGAACAAGTCCGTGAGTACGGACGAGCTGGGCCCACCGGGGCGGCTTGAGGGCGTGCCACGGCCTGTGGCCCGCGAGAAGACCTCGCTGGGCAGCCTGAAGCGGGCCAGTGTAGACGTGGACCTGCTGGCCCCGCGCAGCCCCATGGGCAAGGAGAACATGGTGACTTTCAGCCACACGCTGCCCCGCGTCAGCACGCCCTCACTTGATGACCCCGCCCGCCGTCACATGACCATCCACGTGCCACTGGATGCCTCACGCTCCAAGCAGCTCATCAGCGAGTGGAAGCAGAAGTCGCTGGAGGGCCGCGGCCTGGGGCTGCCGGAGGAGGCCAGCCCGGGGCACCTGCGAGCGCCCGCTGAGCCcatggcagaggaggaggaggaggaggaggaagaggaagaggaggaggaggaggaggaggagggggaggaagagggccCAGCTCCGCCCTCACTCTACCCCACGGTCCAGGCACGGCCAGGGCTCGGGCCACGGGTCATTCTCCCCCCAAGGGCAGGGCCGCAGCCGCTGGTGCACATCCCCGAGGAAGGATTGCAGGCGGCAGCCGTCCTGTCCCCCAAGAGCAGCACAGCGGTGAGGGCTAAGTGGCTCATGATGGCTGAGAAGAGCGCGGCGGCTGTGGCGGCGGCCCCCACCCAGCCACGCGTGGCTAACCCGCCCCGGCTGCTACAGGTGATTGCCATGTCCAAGGCTCCGGGTGGGCCGGGCCCCAAAGCAGCTGAGACAGCCTCGTCCTCCAGCGCCAGCTCCGACTCCTCGCAGTACAGGTCGCCTTCAGATCGCGACTCAGCCAGCATCGTTACCATCGACGCGCATGCGCCTCACCATCCCGTGGTCCACCTGTCTGCGGGTAATGGGCCCTGGGAGTGGAAGGCGGCGGGCGGCGGAGCCAAGGGGTCAGAGGGCGAAGGAGGCTACGAGCTAGGGGACCTGGCTCGCGGCTTCCGTGGCGGGCCCAAGCCACCGGGTGTGTCTCCTGGCTCATCCGTCAGTGACGTGGACCAGGAGGAGCCTCGGTTTGGGGCTATGGCCACAGTCAACCTGGCCACAGGGGAGGGTCTGCCCCCACTGGGGGTGGCTGACGGGGCGCTGGGGCCGGCCAGCCGCGAGTCCACGCTGCGACGCAAAGCGGGTGGCCTGGCGCTGGGCGAGCGGGAGATGGCGGGCCACTCGGAGGCTGAGAGCTACTACCGAAAGATGCAGGCGGCCCGCAGGTTCAAGGACTGA